CTCGGCAACACCGCTGCCGACTTCGGTTACGACGCCGACGCCTTCATGGCCGAGGATGCGCCCCGGTTCAACCGCGGGCACGTCGCCCTTCAGAATGTGGAGGTCGGTGCCGCAGATGGTGGTGGCTACCATCTTGACGATGACGTCGGTGGGGTGCTGGATTTGCGGGTCGGGGACGTCGGTCCAAACTTTTTGACCGGGGCCCTGGTACACAAGTGCCTTCATTTTGGGTTCCCTTTCGGCTTCTTTCCGGGACGGAGCAAAATGCGGGGATAGAAGATTCGCTTAAGTCGGCGAATCGGCTTCTCGGTGACTGTCTTTCCGCTTTCCATGCTATTCACCGATGACTACGCGAGCCTGAGCCGTCCTCCACCACAGGGACAATCGCCCGCCCCAGCCGACCGAAGCCGCCCACGATCCGGGTCGGCTCCGTCGTTTCTCCCGACGTCAGAGGTCGATGAGGGCGTCCTCCCTCGAACTCCCGATGCGTAGAGAATTGCGCACCGACCGCGCGCTACCGCGCCCGAGGATGCGCGAGCGCGTACATCTCGCGCAGCGCGTCGGCCGTTACCTTCGTATAAATCTGCGTCGTCGACACCGAGGAGTGGCCGAGCAGCTCCTGCACGACCCGCACATCCGCCCCGCCCTGCATGAGGTGCGTCGCGAACGAGTGGCGCAGCGTGTGCGGCGACACATGCGTCGTGAGTTCGGCGCGCTCGGCGACGCGCTGCAAGATGTTCCACGCGCTATTGCGTGAGAGCGGGCCGCCGCGCACGCCGAGGAACAGTGCAGGCGAGCCCTTGCCCTTCGCCGCGAACCCCGGCCGGGCCCGCACGAGGTAGGCGTTGAGCGCATCCTGGGCGAACGAGCCGAGCGGCACGACGCGATGCTTGTCGCCCTTGCCCCGCACCCGCACCATGTCGCGGTCGATGACGTCGTCGACGGCGAGGCCGACCGCCTCCG
The Gulosibacter sediminis genome window above contains:
- the xerD gene encoding site-specific tyrosine recombinase XerD, encoding MNRFAERYLRHLTIERGLSANSLGAYRRDLDRYVEFLAEQGIDDPAQVTANEPREFMAWLRDPDGLNLAASSAARIASSVRGFHRFLDDEGVVPEDVASELQTPKLPKRLPKALTVDEVQRLLDAAGGDTPEQLRDRALLEVLYASGARISEAVGLAVDDVIDRDMVRVRGKGDKHRVVPLGSFAQDALNAYLVRARPGFAAKGKGSPALFLGVRGGPLSRNSAWNILQRVAERAELTTHVSPHTLRHSFATHLMQGGADVRVVQELLGHSSVSTTQIYTKVTADALREMYALAHPRAR